TTAAATTTCTTTAATGCATCTATATAACCTTGCATACGGGTTTTACCAATAGAAAGGGTTTTATTAACTGCCAAGTAGGCAATTCGTTTACATCCTTGTTGTATGAGATGTTTGGTGGCCGAAAAGCTACTGTCATAATCATTTGTAATTACTCTGGGCGTTACAATATCTTCATAAACCCTATCAAAAAATACCAAAGGTAATCTTCTTTTTGACAGCTCATTCAAATAATTATGGTCGTTAGCCTCACCAGATACCGACATGATAATTCCATCGGCCCTGCCATTGTGTAAGTGTTTTATAAATGATACCTCTTTTTCAAACTGGTCATTGGTGGCGTAAACCAAAATATGATAACCTTTTGCGCTTGCCACTTTTTCTATTCCCTGAATGGCTAGTGAAAAATAATTGTTGCCTAACTCAGGTACAATAACAGCGATAGTTTTACTTTTCTGCTCTCTTAAATTGCTGGCATAATGATTAGGCTGATAATTCATCTCCTTAGCCATTGCCAAAATTCTTTCCTTTGTTTCTTTACTAATATCGCTGTTATCTCTAAATGCTCTAGAAACTGTAGATGTAGATAGGTTTAAGGCTTGAGCTAATTTTTTGATGTTCACATTATCCATTCTAGAGACGCAAGTTTTTGGCTTCTGATTTCGTTTGTAAATATAAATGATAAAAAAAGTAAATATTTCTATTTATTTGTTAAATGATTTGAAAATTACCTCAAAATCTATAATTCTTAAAAATTAATGAAACGTTTCAGCCTATTTTTAGTACTTCTGTTTGCGTTTGTGGCCTCGGTTGCTCAGGTCAAAATCAAATTTGAATTGCAGAATATTCCAAAAAGTAAAGATTCCATTCCAGAGTATTTTTTGGCAGGTAGTTTTAATAATTGGAAGCCTAATGATGCAGACTTTAAATTTTTAAAGAAAGCTGAAGGAAATTACTTTCTTGAAAAACAATTCC
The sequence above is drawn from the Pedobacter frigiditerrae genome and encodes:
- a CDS encoding LacI family DNA-binding transcriptional regulator gives rise to the protein MDNVNIKKLAQALNLSTSTVSRAFRDNSDISKETKERILAMAKEMNYQPNHYASNLREQKSKTIAVIVPELGNNYFSLAIQGIEKVASAKGYHILVYATNDQFEKEVSFIKHLHNGRADGIIMSVSGEANDHNYLNELSKRRLPLVFFDRVYEDIVTPRVITNDYDSSFSATKHLIQQGCKRIAYLAVNKTLSIGKTRMQGYIDALKKFKIPFKDELIIDCTNNYKENIELLKQAFTNLKPDGVFTSVERLAFATYYACYDIKLSIPDDLKVIGFSSLAIAPLLNPALSTITQPAAELGKTAAELLFKMLENPNEVSLKSEVILNSKLYPRESTSKV